From the genome of Solidesulfovibrio carbinolicus, one region includes:
- a CDS encoding helix-turn-helix domain-containing protein, which translates to MDTVQDLFGKKIKAIRRARDITQEKLADLSGLSLQYIGEIERGRRNPSLTSIEQLSQALDIPMAELFSLEEFRLAPEELRAILMRQIESADEDRLRTFFSMAQVIFR; encoded by the coding sequence ATGGACACCGTACAAGATCTTTTCGGGAAGAAAATCAAAGCGATCCGTCGCGCCAGAGACATTACCCAGGAAAAGCTGGCCGACTTGTCCGGTCTGTCCCTCCAGTACATCGGAGAGATCGAACGTGGCCGGCGCAATCCGTCCCTGACCAGCATCGAGCAGCTGTCCCAAGCCCTGGACATCCCCATGGCGGAACTGTTCAGTCTGGAGGAGTTCCGGTTGGCACCGGAGGAGCTACGAGCGATCCTGATGCGGCAGATTGAATCAGCGGATGAAGATCGGCTGCGTACCTTTTTCAGCATGGCCCAGGTCATCTTTCGATAA
- a CDS encoding methyl-accepting chemotaxis protein yields MKISSKLILLTTIPLIAFLAISILYAKISIDESDTVDKMSGNTQLFIAISDLVHELQKERGRTSIYLSGGSQDDMNSQRKLSDNQIKPVIDALKTANLTPQVKEATSQAVSNIEKVRTQANQNSPVREVVDAYGKIIADLMTSETAIANSKTTRGFGKSLTTIIILETAKENAGKLRATVSGILTADKPINEEMFTRLITFKSNIDANLESKALVLGAQAHSILDENKKSQAWLDTNKWFNTVLVKSKEGNFGINGKDFFSTITQVIDSLNSVRTKEMITITNNLTTIQNEISSSLTKVYVVIGTTLILSLLIAFFVAKSITNPIKHLIQYAQKVSGGNLEAEISEKFSHELGSLKSSLNTMISNLKTKISEAETNSRKAEEESLHAKIATREAEEAKIYAEQAKAEGMNAAANSIENVVEIVSSASEELSAQIEQSTQGAEIQSQRVAETATAMEQMNATVMEVAKNASQAAETADQAKHQAQEGEKVVTEVVTGIAEVQSTALELKNDMTLLGKRAEEIGQILNVISDIADQTNLLALNAAIEAARAGDAGRGFAVVADEVRKLAEKTMSATKEVGDSIRGIQNEARKNIENVDLAVSRIGTVTSLATKSGNSLEEIVKFVDLTTDQVRAIATASEEQSATSEEINRSIEDVNRVSMETSDAMRQSAQAVGELANQAQVLKRLIDEMKSEGSDTRALSGSSPKKLA; encoded by the coding sequence ATGAAAATTTCCAGCAAGCTAATACTGCTGACAACGATTCCACTTATCGCATTTCTGGCGATCAGTATTCTTTATGCCAAAATTAGCATCGACGAATCCGATACAGTAGATAAAATGTCTGGAAATACGCAACTTTTTATCGCGATATCAGACCTAGTCCATGAATTACAGAAAGAACGCGGTCGGACTTCCATATATCTCTCCGGCGGTTCTCAAGACGATATGAACTCACAGAGGAAATTATCCGACAATCAAATCAAACCCGTAATTGATGCGCTTAAAACGGCAAACCTTACCCCACAAGTCAAAGAAGCCACTTCTCAAGCAGTCTCAAACATTGAAAAAGTACGAACTCAGGCGAATCAAAATTCACCAGTGAGAGAAGTTGTCGATGCATATGGAAAAATCATTGCAGATTTGATGACCAGCGAAACTGCTATCGCCAACTCCAAAACAACTCGAGGATTCGGAAAATCTCTGACGACCATCATTATACTAGAGACTGCAAAAGAAAATGCGGGAAAACTCCGTGCTACTGTTTCCGGTATCTTAACAGCTGACAAGCCTATCAACGAAGAGATGTTTACTCGTCTCATTACATTCAAATCCAACATTGATGCAAACCTTGAATCAAAAGCTCTTGTACTTGGAGCCCAAGCACACTCCATCCTTGATGAAAACAAAAAATCGCAAGCGTGGCTGGACACAAATAAATGGTTCAACACAGTACTTGTAAAATCAAAAGAAGGCAATTTCGGGATAAATGGGAAAGATTTTTTCTCTACGATAACTCAGGTGATCGACTCTTTGAACTCTGTTAGAACAAAAGAAATGATAACAATTACAAACAATTTAACTACGATTCAAAACGAAATATCTTCATCACTAACAAAAGTTTATGTCGTCATCGGAACCACACTCATTTTATCACTTTTAATTGCATTTTTTGTAGCCAAATCGATCACAAACCCCATCAAACATCTTATTCAGTACGCACAAAAAGTTTCTGGGGGAAATTTAGAAGCTGAAATCTCCGAAAAGTTCTCGCACGAACTTGGGAGCCTGAAATCTTCATTAAACACCATGATTTCAAATTTAAAAACTAAAATTTCCGAGGCAGAAACAAACAGTAGAAAAGCTGAAGAAGAATCTTTACACGCGAAAATCGCCACGAGAGAAGCTGAGGAAGCTAAAATATATGCTGAACAAGCAAAAGCTGAAGGGATGAACGCAGCTGCGAATTCTATTGAAAATGTTGTTGAAATTGTCAGTTCAGCATCTGAAGAATTATCAGCGCAGATTGAGCAATCGACTCAAGGGGCTGAAATTCAGTCACAACGAGTAGCAGAAACTGCCACTGCCATGGAGCAAATGAACGCTACCGTCATGGAGGTGGCAAAGAATGCTTCCCAAGCAGCAGAAACCGCAGACCAAGCTAAACATCAAGCGCAAGAGGGCGAAAAAGTAGTTACTGAAGTTGTTACAGGCATAGCCGAAGTCCAAAGCACTGCACTTGAACTCAAAAACGATATGACATTGCTCGGTAAACGTGCAGAAGAAATTGGCCAAATACTCAATGTTATATCCGACATAGCTGATCAAACTAATTTGCTAGCCCTTAATGCAGCAATAGAAGCTGCTCGAGCTGGTGACGCCGGGCGTGGATTTGCAGTTGTTGCAGATGAAGTAAGAAAACTGGCTGAAAAAACGATGTCGGCAACCAAAGAGGTTGGTGATTCCATTCGCGGAATCCAAAACGAAGCCAGAAAAAATATTGAAAACGTTGATTTAGCTGTTTCTAGAATCGGTACAGTTACAAGCTTGGCGACGAAGTCGGGAAATTCTTTAGAGGAGATCGTTAAGTTTGTTGATTTAACTACGGATCAAGTGCGGGCTATCGCAACAGCTTCCGAAGAACAATCCGCAACCAGCGAAGAGATCAACAGAAGCATTGAAGACGTCAACAGGGTTTCCATGGAAACCTCCGACGCAATGCGACAATCTGCTCAAGCAGTTGGTGAATTAGCCAATCAGGCACAGGTTCTCAAGAGACTCATTGACGAGATGAAATCGGAAGGCTCCGACACCCGTGCCCTCTCGGGATCTAGCCCTAAAAAACTCGCGTAA
- a CDS encoding DUF6573 family protein yields MSNDKAFGNVIYSYTRAQAIADGVLIDVTDTAKAHGFKVPTVITDNLYHRYVEVPTGLDGGFGQSRAGRLHDLLTLALFAARSSKGADRVYFKVDFLMEPGRTETVQVIAHIGPGDDGVIPVLTIMLPEDD; encoded by the coding sequence ATGAGTAACGATAAAGCTTTTGGCAACGTCATCTACAGCTACACCAGGGCACAGGCCATCGCCGACGGCGTCCTCATCGACGTCACCGACACTGCCAAAGCCCACGGGTTCAAAGTCCCTACGGTAATTACCGATAATCTCTACCACCGATACGTTGAAGTTCCTACCGGATTGGACGGGGGTTTCGGTCAATCCAGGGCTGGACGGCTCCATGATCTGCTGACACTGGCCCTGTTCGCCGCCCGGTCCAGCAAAGGGGCAGATCGGGTGTACTTCAAAGTGGATTTCCTGATGGAGCCAGGACGAACTGAAACCGTCCAAGTTATCGCCCATATTGGCCCCGGTGACGATGGTGTCATTCCAGTCCTAACGATCATGCTACCCGAGGATGACTGA
- a CDS encoding IS1595 family transposase gives MPKPYSQMDLISFQKQFSTEEACRERLFTLRWPEGFRCPKCGCQESYRIENRTLFQCVECRHQTSLTAGTIMHRTRTPLVKWFWAIFLVSTDKRGLSALALSRKIDIGLKCAWTMLHKIRKAMETRDAGYQLAGLIQVDDAFFKGGVSKGGDKRGRGTDKVPVIVMAAVKDEAITFAKMEVVEDVESDSIKSVLGVHVAPGQTVRSDGFPAYNVVKDIGLTHDKQIVYPKHGAPRYDVLKWVNILVSNAKAFILGTYHGVQKKHLQRYLDEFCYRFNRRFWPGQAFDRLLLACSRSGPITYAELRG, from the coding sequence ATGCCCAAGCCCTACAGCCAGATGGACCTCATTTCTTTCCAGAAACAGTTCTCCACGGAAGAGGCTTGCCGGGAGCGACTCTTCACCTTGCGTTGGCCGGAAGGCTTTCGATGCCCAAAGTGTGGCTGTCAAGAGTCGTATCGCATAGAAAATCGCACGCTGTTTCAATGTGTTGAGTGTAGGCATCAAACGTCGCTCACTGCTGGAACAATTATGCACCGGACCAGGACACCGCTGGTCAAATGGTTCTGGGCAATTTTCCTCGTCAGCACTGATAAACGCGGCCTCTCGGCTCTGGCCCTGTCGCGAAAGATCGATATCGGCCTCAAGTGTGCATGGACCATGCTGCATAAGATTCGCAAAGCGATGGAAACCCGCGACGCCGGTTACCAATTGGCTGGACTCATCCAGGTCGATGATGCCTTTTTCAAAGGCGGAGTTAGCAAAGGTGGCGACAAGCGCGGGCGAGGTACTGACAAGGTTCCCGTAATCGTCATGGCCGCCGTGAAAGACGAAGCCATCACCTTCGCAAAAATGGAAGTTGTCGAAGACGTCGAAAGCGACTCAATCAAGTCTGTCCTGGGGGTGCATGTTGCTCCTGGTCAAACGGTTCGCTCCGATGGGTTTCCAGCCTACAACGTCGTCAAGGACATCGGACTGACCCATGACAAGCAGATCGTCTACCCCAAGCACGGCGCTCCTCGGTATGACGTTTTGAAGTGGGTCAACATTCTAGTATCCAACGCAAAAGCTTTCATACTGGGCACATATCACGGGGTTCAGAAGAAACATCTTCAACGTTATCTTGACGAATTCTGCTATCGTTTCAATCGTCGTTTCTGGCCAGGCCAAGCTTTTGATCGCCTGCTGCTGGCCTGCTCACGGTCAGGCCCCATAACCTATGCTGAGTTGAGGGGATAG
- the thrS gene encoding threonine--tRNA ligase, with translation MQVTIEDQSLEAAAGEACGQVLSRAVSGKRLKNAVACLVDGQPRDLAFPLPEDAHELALVAADSPMGLSIIRHSAAHIMAEAVKTLFPSVQVTIGPAIENGFYYDFAYERPFTPDDLEAIEAEMQKSIAANQPFACTYVPKADAKALFAAQGESYKLEIMDENIVGDTVSLYRHGTFTDLCRGPHVPTTGLVRAVKLLSVAGAYWRGDEKRPMLQRIYGTAFASEADLKTYLRHLEEAKKRDHRKLGAQLDLFSFSEEVGAGMCIWHPKGELIRTIIEDFERREHLRRGYDLVRGPLILRRELWERSGHYDNYRENMYFTEIDEQAYGIKPMNCLSHMLIYKSRVRSYRDLPQRYFELGVVHRHEKSGVLHGLLRVRQFTQDDAHILCRPDQLQEEITGVVRFVQDVVGLFGFDFEAELSTRPEKSIGSDEDWDRATKALVDAMESIGLPYEVNEGDGAFYGPKIDIKLKDALDRRWQCATLQCDFTLPERFDLVYMDADGERKRPVMLHRVILGAVERFLGVLIEHTAGALPTWLSPVQARILIVTDAQKEFAEQAQARLKEAGIRVELDDRNEKLGFKVREAQVEKIPYMLVAGDKEKELGGLNVRLRSGENLGVKTLDEVALMITADCQEPFKRGGMRYNFCSQ, from the coding sequence GTGCAGGTCACAATCGAGGATCAATCCCTGGAGGCGGCGGCCGGCGAAGCTTGCGGCCAAGTCCTTTCCCGTGCCGTTTCCGGCAAGCGCCTGAAAAACGCCGTGGCTTGCTTGGTGGACGGGCAGCCTCGCGATCTCGCTTTTCCGCTGCCTGAAGACGCCCATGAGCTGGCCCTTGTCGCCGCCGACTCGCCCATGGGGTTGTCCATCATCCGCCACTCGGCCGCTCACATCATGGCCGAGGCCGTCAAGACGCTTTTTCCGTCCGTCCAGGTCACCATCGGCCCGGCCATCGAAAACGGCTTCTACTACGATTTCGCCTACGAGCGTCCGTTTACTCCGGACGATCTGGAGGCCATTGAGGCGGAGATGCAAAAAAGCATTGCCGCCAATCAGCCGTTTGCCTGCACCTATGTGCCCAAGGCCGACGCTAAGGCGCTTTTCGCCGCCCAGGGCGAGAGCTACAAGCTCGAGATCATGGACGAGAACATCGTCGGCGACACCGTGTCCCTGTATCGGCACGGCACGTTCACTGACCTGTGCCGCGGTCCCCATGTGCCGACCACCGGTCTAGTGCGGGCCGTGAAGCTTTTGTCCGTGGCCGGAGCCTACTGGCGCGGCGACGAAAAGCGGCCCATGCTCCAGCGCATCTACGGCACGGCCTTTGCCTCCGAAGCCGACCTCAAGACCTATCTGCGCCACCTCGAAGAGGCCAAAAAACGCGACCACCGCAAACTCGGCGCGCAGCTGGACCTGTTCAGTTTCTCCGAGGAAGTGGGCGCGGGCATGTGCATCTGGCACCCCAAGGGTGAGCTGATCCGCACCATCATTGAGGATTTCGAGCGCCGCGAGCATCTGCGCCGGGGCTATGATCTGGTGCGCGGCCCGCTGATCCTGCGTCGGGAGCTTTGGGAGCGGTCGGGGCATTACGACAACTACCGCGAGAACATGTATTTCACCGAGATCGACGAGCAGGCCTACGGCATCAAGCCCATGAACTGCCTGTCGCACATGCTCATTTATAAATCCAGGGTGCGCAGCTACCGCGATCTGCCCCAGCGCTACTTCGAGCTGGGCGTGGTGCATCGCCACGAGAAGTCCGGCGTGCTCCATGGCCTGTTGCGCGTGCGCCAGTTCACCCAGGACGACGCCCACATTTTGTGCCGCCCGGATCAGCTGCAAGAGGAAATCACCGGCGTCGTGCGCTTCGTGCAGGACGTGGTCGGGCTTTTCGGCTTCGATTTCGAGGCCGAACTGTCCACCCGGCCGGAGAAGTCCATCGGCTCCGACGAGGACTGGGACCGCGCCACCAAGGCCCTGGTCGACGCCATGGAATCCATCGGGTTGCCCTATGAAGTCAACGAAGGCGACGGGGCGTTTTACGGGCCGAAGATTGACATCAAGCTCAAGGATGCTTTAGACCGCCGTTGGCAATGCGCCACGCTCCAGTGCGACTTCACCTTGCCGGAGCGCTTCGATCTCGTCTATATGGATGCTGACGGGGAGCGCAAGCGGCCGGTGATGTTGCATCGCGTCATTTTGGGCGCGGTGGAGCGGTTCCTCGGCGTGCTCATCGAGCACACCGCCGGGGCGTTGCCGACCTGGCTTTCGCCGGTGCAGGCTCGTATCCTCATCGTCACCGACGCCCAGAAAGAATTTGCCGAACAGGCCCAGGCCCGGCTCAAAGAGGCCGGCATCCGGGTCGAACTCGACGATCGTAACGAGAAACTGGGCTTCAAGGTTCGCGAGGCCCAGGTGGAGAAGATCCCCTACATGCTCGTGGCAGGGGACAAGGAAAAGGAACTCGGCGGCCTGAATGTGCGCCTGCGCTCCGGGGAAAATCTTGGCGTCAAGACCCTGGACGAAGTGGCGCTCATGATCACGGCCGACTGCCAAGAACCATTCAAGCGTGGAGGGATGCGCTATAACTTCTGCTCCCAGTAG
- a CDS encoding methyl-accepting chemotaxis protein produces the protein MRLNIFARILIVMIAVAIVTSTAIFFVSNYYSFKNFNIEANAEVERGKNIVESKIESDKKSLYHKVEIAATDTRLVESLASKDAVASKEILTRYMKTMGLDNAVICNASGVVIARGHDDKTGDNISKRVEIDDALNGRQSYGIVRGSLVKFANRATYPLKQNGIIIGAISMGNALASDKYVDLIKEITGLEVTVFDGDTRVATTVVNEGKRAIGTKIENPAILKAVLENGEVFVSQNTIMGTKYTTAYWPLRGVNGKIDGMLFVGKNRVNFDSLQSSIQKSILFTAIVVLLLVIVLSILFAKSLADPLRQTAEFTKKVSEGKFDEQLQVFRKDELGVLADGMRSMVYNLRKELAFSTGVMRGVAAPFSVFSPHDTTIYTNQAMLDLIDIPGNPNDYLGTQSGEFIFGVKGKDTLSSRSLREKQILFEDSTIQSRAGKTKHVTISSAPFFDANGELLGTVSVWLDKTEFVEAKEQADKAKAEGILQAARQLEAVVEIVTSASEQLSAQIEQSSHGSEEQARSIAETATAMEEMNATVLEVAKNASNAAGTADEAKIKAEEGAKMVGQVIHGIEQVQLQSQAMKTDMGNLGKQAEGIGQILNVISDIADQTNLLALNAAIEAARAGDAGRGFAVVADEVRKLAEKTMTATKEVGNAIRDIQAGTKTNIENVERTGKNIEEVTNLATNSGEALKQIVTLAEKTTDQVRSIATASEQQSATSEEINRSIESVNRISSETADGMRQSAQAVAELADQAQVLKRLIDEMKSDGGSGTKELPAGKKTLALGRG, from the coding sequence ATGAGATTAAATATCTTTGCCCGAATTCTTATTGTGATGATAGCCGTTGCAATTGTTACGAGTACTGCTATTTTTTTTGTATCAAACTATTATTCTTTTAAAAATTTCAACATTGAAGCAAATGCAGAAGTAGAGCGGGGGAAAAATATCGTAGAAAGCAAAATAGAATCAGATAAAAAATCCTTATATCACAAAGTAGAGATTGCAGCAACTGACACACGTCTTGTAGAATCATTGGCCAGTAAAGACGCCGTGGCGAGCAAAGAAATACTTACTCGCTATATGAAAACAATGGGTTTAGACAACGCTGTGATCTGCAATGCGAGTGGGGTTGTTATTGCCCGTGGTCACGATGACAAGACCGGTGACAACATAAGTAAACGCGTAGAAATAGACGACGCTCTGAATGGTCGCCAAAGCTACGGAATTGTACGTGGATCGCTTGTAAAATTTGCAAATCGAGCAACGTACCCTCTCAAGCAAAATGGAATAATTATTGGGGCGATATCCATGGGCAACGCCCTTGCCAGTGACAAGTATGTAGACCTCATCAAAGAAATTACAGGTCTCGAGGTTACCGTTTTTGACGGTGACACTCGAGTGGCAACCACAGTTGTCAATGAGGGCAAACGTGCCATTGGCACAAAGATTGAAAATCCTGCTATTCTGAAAGCAGTCCTAGAAAATGGGGAAGTTTTTGTTTCACAGAACACTATAATGGGAACGAAATATACGACCGCATATTGGCCACTCAGAGGTGTCAACGGGAAAATAGATGGGATGCTGTTCGTTGGCAAGAATCGAGTAAACTTCGACAGTCTCCAGAGCAGTATACAAAAGTCAATCTTGTTCACTGCTATAGTTGTGTTGCTGCTTGTGATTGTATTATCAATACTTTTTGCAAAGTCTCTTGCCGATCCACTTCGACAGACAGCAGAGTTTACCAAAAAAGTGTCGGAAGGAAAATTTGATGAACAATTGCAAGTGTTTCGTAAAGATGAATTAGGTGTTCTCGCGGACGGAATGCGTTCAATGGTATACAACTTGCGCAAAGAGTTAGCATTTTCTACAGGTGTCATGCGCGGCGTCGCTGCACCATTTTCTGTTTTTTCTCCTCACGACACAACCATTTATACAAATCAGGCAATGCTTGATTTAATTGATATCCCAGGTAATCCAAATGATTATTTAGGGACTCAATCTGGAGAATTTATATTTGGCGTCAAGGGGAAAGATACTTTGTCGTCTCGTAGTCTTCGTGAAAAACAAATTCTATTTGAAGACTCAACGATACAGTCGCGAGCAGGTAAAACCAAGCATGTGACTATCTCCTCTGCCCCGTTTTTCGATGCGAATGGAGAACTCCTTGGCACGGTGTCAGTTTGGCTTGACAAGACAGAATTTGTAGAAGCCAAAGAACAGGCTGACAAAGCTAAAGCAGAGGGCATACTTCAAGCAGCACGACAACTTGAAGCTGTCGTGGAGATTGTCACTTCTGCTTCTGAACAACTTTCTGCTCAAATTGAACAATCGAGTCACGGGTCAGAAGAACAAGCTCGAAGCATAGCTGAAACTGCAACTGCAATGGAAGAAATGAACGCAACGGTTCTCGAGGTTGCTAAAAATGCTTCTAATGCTGCTGGCACCGCTGATGAGGCAAAAATTAAAGCTGAAGAAGGCGCTAAGATGGTCGGGCAGGTAATCCATGGGATTGAACAGGTTCAACTCCAATCCCAAGCGATGAAAACGGATATGGGCAACCTTGGGAAACAAGCTGAAGGAATCGGTCAGATTTTAAACGTCATCTCCGATATCGCTGACCAGACCAACCTTCTGGCCCTGAATGCCGCCATTGAAGCTGCTCGTGCTGGTGACGCCGGACGAGGATTTGCGGTTGTTGCTGACGAGGTCCGGAAACTTGCTGAGAAGACCATGACCGCCACCAAGGAAGTCGGCAACGCGATCCGGGACATCCAAGCTGGAACAAAGACGAACATTGAAAACGTTGAGCGCACCGGGAAAAACATTGAAGAGGTTACAAACCTCGCCACTAATTCTGGCGAAGCTTTAAAACAAATTGTCACTTTGGCTGAAAAAACTACAGATCAAGTCCGTTCTATTGCTACAGCTTCTGAACAGCAATCGGCTACTAGCGAAGAAATTAATCGTAGCATTGAATCTGTGAATCGGATTTCATCTGAAACGGCTGATGGCATGAGACAATCTGCGCAGGCAGTAGCTGAGTTAGCTGACCAAGCTCAAGTCCTTAAGCGACTCATTGACGAGATGAAATCGGACGGAGGATCTGGCACTAAAGAACTTCCTGCCGGCAAGAAAACCCTTGCATTAGGGAGAGGGTAA